A single genomic interval of Mauremys reevesii isolate NIE-2019 linkage group 24, ASM1616193v1, whole genome shotgun sequence harbors:
- the GBA gene encoding lysosomal acid glucosylceramidase isoform X3 — MAPGPPDSLWLGPAPMHRPRCPAPCLLGLAVGVALGRKGAMWAGCASIMGWFLFIQTAPGAAGGRPCNAKNFGHDSLVCECNASYCDTLDPVVVPALGTYAKYESSKAGKRLERSEGRFQSDATAPDLLLKLDSAQRYQKVKGFGGALTDSAAMNIMALSPGAQTNLLKSYFSEEGIEYNLVRIPMASCDFSVRLYTYDDSEGDFELRNFSLTEEDTKLKIPILQHAQAMARTPLSLYASPWTSPTWLKTNGAMTGRGTLKGKPGDKYHKTWANYFIRFLDEYAKHNLTFWAVTAGNEPTAGEIVFYPFQCLGFSPEHQRDFIAQDLGPALANSSHKGIQLIMLDDQRVMLPYWAEVVLNDPVAASFINGIGIHWYLDFLAPIDLTLSITHHLFPSYYLLSTEASTGASFWEPRVVLGGWDRGSKYSHSILMNLNYYVTGWTDWNLALDLEGGPNWSKNYVDSPVIVDSSKDLFYKQPMFYHMGHFSKFIPEGSQRVRLVISKKCYKCNLEYAAFLCPDGAAVLVVLNRYPTDVPFGISDPGVGYIEAVAAADSIQTYLWRR, encoded by the exons GCCCAGGTGCCCGGCGCCGTGCTTGCTGGGActggctgtgggggtggcgctGGGCAGGAAAGGCGCCATGTGGGCCGGGTGTGCCAGCATCATGGGCTGGTTCCTTTTCATCCAGACAGCGCCCGGGGCGGCAG GCGGCCGTCCCTGCAATGCCAAGAACTTTGGCCATGACTCTCTGGTGTGTGAGTGCAACGCCTCCTATTGTGACACGCTGGACCCCGTTGTCGTCCCGGCCCTGGGCACGTACGCCAAGTATGAGAGCAGCAAGGCAGGCAAGCGGCTGGAGCGCAGCGAGGGGAGGTTCCAGAGCGACGCCACGGCCCCAG ATCTGTTGCTGAAGCTGGACTCGGCGCAACGGTACCAGAAAGTGAAGGGCTTTGGTGGGGCTCTCACAGACTCTGCCGCCATGAACATCATGGCCCTGTCCCCGGGTGCCCAGACCAACCTACTCAAGTCGTACTTCTCAGAGGAAG GGATCGAGTACAACCTGGTCCGCATCCCCATGGCCAGCTGTGACTTCTCGGTCCGCCTCTACACCTACGACGACTCCGAGGGGGACTTTGAGCTGAGGAACTTCAGCCTGACTGAGGAGGACACAAAGCTGAAA ATCCCCATTCTCCAGCATGCCCAGGCCATGGCCAGGACACCGCTCTCCCTGTACGCCAGTCCCTGGACGTCCCCCACCTGGCTGAAGACCAACGGAGCCATGACAGGCAGGGGCACGCTGAAGGGGAAGCCGGGGGACAAGTATCACAAGACCTGGGCCAACTACTTCATCAG GTTCCTGGACGAATACGCCAAGCACAACCTGACGTTCTGGGCGGTGACGGCTGGGAACGAGCCCACGGCTGGGGAGATTGTCTTCTACCCCTTCCAGTGCCTGGGCTTCTCCCCCGAGCACCAGCGGGACTTCATCGCCCAGGACCTGGGCCCGGCACTGGCCAACAGCTCGCACAAGGGCATCCAGCTCATCATGCTGGACGACCAGCGAGTGATGCTGCCCTACTGGGCGGAAGTG GTCCTGAATGACCCCGTGGCTGCCAGCTTCATCAACGGCATCGGCATCCACTGGTACCTGGACTTCCTGGCTCCCATCGACCTCACGCTGTCCATCACTcaccacctcttccccagctACTACCTGCTTTCCACAGAGGCCTCCACAGGGGCCTCCTTCTGGGAGCCCAGGGTGGTTCTGGGCGGCTGGGACCGAGGGAGCAAGTACAGCCACAGCATCCTGATG AACCTGAACTACTACGTCACTGGCTGGACCGACTGGAACCTGGCCCTGGACCTGGAGGGGGGGCCCAACTGGAGCAAGAACTACGTGGACAGCCCGGTCATCGTGGACAGCAGCAAGGATCTCTTCTACAAGCAGCCCATGTTCTACCACATGGGGCATTTCAG CAAGTTCATCCCCGAGGGCTCCCAGCGTGTGCGGCTGGTCATCTCCAAGAAATGCTACAAGTGCAACCTGGAGTACGCGGCCTTCCTGTGCCCGGATGGTGCCGCTGTGCTCGTGGTCCTGAACAG gtACCCCACGGACGTGCCATTCGGGATCTCAGACCCAGGCGTTGGCTACATTGAGGCTGTGGCTGCAGCTGACTCCATCCAGACCTACCTGTGGAGACGCTAA
- the GBA gene encoding lysosomal acid glucosylceramidase isoform X5, with the protein MAPGPPDSLWLGPAPMHRPRCPAPCLLGLAVGVALGRKGAMWAGCASIMGWFLFIQTAPGAADLLLKLDSAQRYQKVKGFGGALTDSAAMNIMALSPGAQTNLLKSYFSEEGIEYNLVRIPMASCDFSVRLYTYDDSEGDFELRNFSLTEEDTKLKIPILQHAQAMARTPLSLYASPWTSPTWLKTNGAMTGRGTLKGKPGDKYHKTWANYFIRFLDEYAKHNLTFWAVTAGNEPTAGEIVFYPFQCLGFSPEHQRDFIAQDLGPALANSSHKGIQLIMLDDQRVMLPYWAEVVLNDPVAASFINGIGIHWYLDFLAPIDLTLSITHHLFPSYYLLSTEASTGASFWEPRVVLGGWDRGSKYSHSILMNLNYYVTGWTDWNLALDLEGGPNWSKNYVDSPVIVDSSKDLFYKQPMFYHMGHFSKFIPEGSQRVRLVISKKCYKCNLEYAAFLCPDGAAVLVVLNRYPTDVPFGISDPGVGYIEAVAAADSIQTYLWRR; encoded by the exons GCCCAGGTGCCCGGCGCCGTGCTTGCTGGGActggctgtgggggtggcgctGGGCAGGAAAGGCGCCATGTGGGCCGGGTGTGCCAGCATCATGGGCTGGTTCCTTTTCATCCAGACAGCGCCCGGGGCGGCAG ATCTGTTGCTGAAGCTGGACTCGGCGCAACGGTACCAGAAAGTGAAGGGCTTTGGTGGGGCTCTCACAGACTCTGCCGCCATGAACATCATGGCCCTGTCCCCGGGTGCCCAGACCAACCTACTCAAGTCGTACTTCTCAGAGGAAG GGATCGAGTACAACCTGGTCCGCATCCCCATGGCCAGCTGTGACTTCTCGGTCCGCCTCTACACCTACGACGACTCCGAGGGGGACTTTGAGCTGAGGAACTTCAGCCTGACTGAGGAGGACACAAAGCTGAAA ATCCCCATTCTCCAGCATGCCCAGGCCATGGCCAGGACACCGCTCTCCCTGTACGCCAGTCCCTGGACGTCCCCCACCTGGCTGAAGACCAACGGAGCCATGACAGGCAGGGGCACGCTGAAGGGGAAGCCGGGGGACAAGTATCACAAGACCTGGGCCAACTACTTCATCAG GTTCCTGGACGAATACGCCAAGCACAACCTGACGTTCTGGGCGGTGACGGCTGGGAACGAGCCCACGGCTGGGGAGATTGTCTTCTACCCCTTCCAGTGCCTGGGCTTCTCCCCCGAGCACCAGCGGGACTTCATCGCCCAGGACCTGGGCCCGGCACTGGCCAACAGCTCGCACAAGGGCATCCAGCTCATCATGCTGGACGACCAGCGAGTGATGCTGCCCTACTGGGCGGAAGTG GTCCTGAATGACCCCGTGGCTGCCAGCTTCATCAACGGCATCGGCATCCACTGGTACCTGGACTTCCTGGCTCCCATCGACCTCACGCTGTCCATCACTcaccacctcttccccagctACTACCTGCTTTCCACAGAGGCCTCCACAGGGGCCTCCTTCTGGGAGCCCAGGGTGGTTCTGGGCGGCTGGGACCGAGGGAGCAAGTACAGCCACAGCATCCTGATG AACCTGAACTACTACGTCACTGGCTGGACCGACTGGAACCTGGCCCTGGACCTGGAGGGGGGGCCCAACTGGAGCAAGAACTACGTGGACAGCCCGGTCATCGTGGACAGCAGCAAGGATCTCTTCTACAAGCAGCCCATGTTCTACCACATGGGGCATTTCAG CAAGTTCATCCCCGAGGGCTCCCAGCGTGTGCGGCTGGTCATCTCCAAGAAATGCTACAAGTGCAACCTGGAGTACGCGGCCTTCCTGTGCCCGGATGGTGCCGCTGTGCTCGTGGTCCTGAACAG gtACCCCACGGACGTGCCATTCGGGATCTCAGACCCAGGCGTTGGCTACATTGAGGCTGTGGCTGCAGCTGACTCCATCCAGACCTACCTGTGGAGACGCTAA
- the GBA gene encoding lysosomal acid glucosylceramidase isoform X4: MWAGCASIMGWFLFIQTAPGAAGGRPCNAKNFGHDSLVCECNASYCDTLDPVVVPALGTYAKYESSKAGKRLERSEGRFQSDATAPDLLLKLDSAQRYQKVKGFGGALTDSAAMNIMALSPGAQTNLLKSYFSEEGIEYNLVRIPMASCDFSVRLYTYDDSEGDFELRNFSLTEEDTKLKIPILQHAQAMARTPLSLYASPWTSPTWLKTNGAMTGRGTLKGKPGDKYHKTWANYFIRFLDEYAKHNLTFWAVTAGNEPTAGEIVFYPFQCLGFSPEHQRDFIAQDLGPALANSSHKGIQLIMLDDQRVMLPYWAEVVLNDPVAASFINGIGIHWYLDFLAPIDLTLSITHHLFPSYYLLSTEASTGASFWEPRVVLGGWDRGSKYSHSILMNLNYYVTGWTDWNLALDLEGGPNWSKNYVDSPVIVDSSKDLFYKQPMFYHMGHFSKFIPEGSQRVRLVISKKCYKCNLEYAAFLCPDGAAVLVVLNRYPTDVPFGISDPGVGYIEAVAAADSIQTYLWRR, encoded by the exons ATGTGGGCCGGGTGTGCCAGCATCATGGGCTGGTTCCTTTTCATCCAGACAGCGCCCGGGGCGGCAG GCGGCCGTCCCTGCAATGCCAAGAACTTTGGCCATGACTCTCTGGTGTGTGAGTGCAACGCCTCCTATTGTGACACGCTGGACCCCGTTGTCGTCCCGGCCCTGGGCACGTACGCCAAGTATGAGAGCAGCAAGGCAGGCAAGCGGCTGGAGCGCAGCGAGGGGAGGTTCCAGAGCGACGCCACGGCCCCAG ATCTGTTGCTGAAGCTGGACTCGGCGCAACGGTACCAGAAAGTGAAGGGCTTTGGTGGGGCTCTCACAGACTCTGCCGCCATGAACATCATGGCCCTGTCCCCGGGTGCCCAGACCAACCTACTCAAGTCGTACTTCTCAGAGGAAG GGATCGAGTACAACCTGGTCCGCATCCCCATGGCCAGCTGTGACTTCTCGGTCCGCCTCTACACCTACGACGACTCCGAGGGGGACTTTGAGCTGAGGAACTTCAGCCTGACTGAGGAGGACACAAAGCTGAAA ATCCCCATTCTCCAGCATGCCCAGGCCATGGCCAGGACACCGCTCTCCCTGTACGCCAGTCCCTGGACGTCCCCCACCTGGCTGAAGACCAACGGAGCCATGACAGGCAGGGGCACGCTGAAGGGGAAGCCGGGGGACAAGTATCACAAGACCTGGGCCAACTACTTCATCAG GTTCCTGGACGAATACGCCAAGCACAACCTGACGTTCTGGGCGGTGACGGCTGGGAACGAGCCCACGGCTGGGGAGATTGTCTTCTACCCCTTCCAGTGCCTGGGCTTCTCCCCCGAGCACCAGCGGGACTTCATCGCCCAGGACCTGGGCCCGGCACTGGCCAACAGCTCGCACAAGGGCATCCAGCTCATCATGCTGGACGACCAGCGAGTGATGCTGCCCTACTGGGCGGAAGTG GTCCTGAATGACCCCGTGGCTGCCAGCTTCATCAACGGCATCGGCATCCACTGGTACCTGGACTTCCTGGCTCCCATCGACCTCACGCTGTCCATCACTcaccacctcttccccagctACTACCTGCTTTCCACAGAGGCCTCCACAGGGGCCTCCTTCTGGGAGCCCAGGGTGGTTCTGGGCGGCTGGGACCGAGGGAGCAAGTACAGCCACAGCATCCTGATG AACCTGAACTACTACGTCACTGGCTGGACCGACTGGAACCTGGCCCTGGACCTGGAGGGGGGGCCCAACTGGAGCAAGAACTACGTGGACAGCCCGGTCATCGTGGACAGCAGCAAGGATCTCTTCTACAAGCAGCCCATGTTCTACCACATGGGGCATTTCAG CAAGTTCATCCCCGAGGGCTCCCAGCGTGTGCGGCTGGTCATCTCCAAGAAATGCTACAAGTGCAACCTGGAGTACGCGGCCTTCCTGTGCCCGGATGGTGCCGCTGTGCTCGTGGTCCTGAACAG gtACCCCACGGACGTGCCATTCGGGATCTCAGACCCAGGCGTTGGCTACATTGAGGCTGTGGCTGCAGCTGACTCCATCCAGACCTACCTGTGGAGACGCTAA
- the MTX1 gene encoding metaxin-1, with product MAAPMELFCWAGGWGLPSVDPDCLAVLTYARFTGAPLKVHKVTNPWRSPSGCLPALKTKEEGVLSQMHQIITHLRKQQYNADYDLSARQRADTLAFVSLLEEKLLPVLIHTFWVDAKNYVEHTRKWYAEAIPFPLNFFLPNRMHKQHLERLQLIWGESCLEDEEELEKEMYREARECLTLLSQRLGDQKFFFGDSPASLDALVFSHLAPLLKAKLPNGKLQQHLKSLQNLCDFCSSILSLYFPWDGGDIPSSTPKTSASEGTESEEEPYKRRNQILSVLVGLAAMIGYAFLSGIVSIQRGPAGAAGPRPIAMEEEEEEEE from the exons ATGGCGGCGCCCATGGAGCTGttctgctgggctgggggctgggggctgccctcgGTGGACCCGGACTGCCTGGCCGTGCTG ACCTACGCCAGATTCACAGGCGCACCGCTCAAAGTTCACAAAGTCACTAACCCGTGGCGAAGTCCCTCAG GGTGTTTACCTGCTCTGAAGACCAAGGAGGAAGGTGTCCTCTCCCAGATGCACCAGATCATCACTCACCTCAGGAAACAG CAATACAACGCTGACTACGATCTCTCTGCGAGACAAAGGGCAGATACACTAGCCTTTGTGTCTCTGCTAGAGGAGAAGCTGCTGCCTGTGTTG ATTCACACGTTTTGGGTGGATGCAAAGAACTATGTGGAGCACACGCGGAAATGGTACGCGGAGGCCATCCCCTTCCCGCTCAACTTCTTCCTGCCCAACCGCATGCACAAGCAGCATCTGGAGCGGCTGCAGCTGATCTGGGGGGAGAGCTGCTTGGAGGAcgaggaggagctggagaaggaa ATGTACCGTGAAGCCCGGGAGTGCCTGACGCTCCTGTCGCAGCGCCTCGGGGACCAGAAGTTCTTCTTTGGAGACTC CCCTGCTTCCCTGGACGCACTCGTCTTCAGTCATCTGGCGCCTCTCCTGAAAGCCAAGCTGCCCAACGGGAAACTGCAGCAGCACCTGAAGTCCCTGCAGAACCTGTGTGACTTTTGCTCCTCCATCCTCAGCCTCTACTTCCCCTGGGACGGAG GGGacatcccctccagcacccccaagACGTCTGCCTCCGAAGGGACCGAGTCTGAGGAGGAGCCCTACAAACGGCGCAACCAGATCTTGTCGGTGCTGGTGGGACTGGCGGCGATGATTGGCTATGCCTTCCTCAGCGGGATCGTCTCCATCCAGCGGGGCCCTGCTGGGGCTGCCGGCCCCCGGCCAATAgccatggaggaggaggaagaggaggaggagtga